One window of Rasiella rasia genomic DNA carries:
- a CDS encoding VCBS repeat-containing protein, producing MKNVYLLTVCFFLINCTTATKEKEAVHNEASILFDKVAPEASSITFSNVLHQRVDFNFMNYLYIYTGAGVAIGDIDNDGLEDLYFVSNLGPNKLYKNKGDFKFDDITNTARVEDYSGFSTGVTMMDINNDGWLDIYVCKAGSLNNHEERKNLLFINKKDGTFSEEAAQWGLADPAFSTQIYQIDYDKDGDLDLYLVNHRNDFQNNTKVNSQIQKNTSELTSDQLYRNNGTNFTKVTKEAGLTNKAWGLSAVISDFNEDGWDDIYVANDFLEPDALYINQQNGTFKNEILTRLDHITTNSMGSDYADLNNDLMPDLITLDMMSENYARSKENMASMSISGFNAMVAVGYHHAYMANMLHVNRGKGKFYETGQLSGITKTDWSWAPLLADFDNDGLKDIFVTNGVDRDYTNQDVRTQLQQIVARGESKQLQEVLDLIPSERITNYIYKNEGNLNFSNKIEAWGLNTPTYSNGAAYGDLDNDGDLDLVVNNLYDPAGIYKNNSQNNFSKINLIGPSTNPAAIGASVTVKTANKTQVQELYTNRGYESTVSKNLVFGLGDETIIDEIEIKWPDGTFSSVKNPKANTTVSLNYTTSNKTEKPTLPKGTTKNTKSTTDLGLAYQHLENEFYDYGAQLLLPQRQSSKGTGIVKGDVNNDGLDDFFVGNAANASAALYIQDSGGNFTNSQTNLWNKEAAYEDANALFFDADGDGDQDLYVVSAGYELEANSSLLQDRLYINNGQGIFKKQTNALPKMLASGKTVTAADIDGDGDLDLFVGGNVLPKKYPLASASFLLENNQGTFKDITTNNPELSAPGMISEAIFTDYDGDNDADLLLVGEWMQPTFFTNSNGSFKKHNTPSLHRKEGWWFSAIAKDMDGDGDTDYFFGNLGKNNKFSPSEKKPLYIYAKDFDNNGSFDVALSKINEGKVVPVRGKECSSEQNPFLLEKIQSYKEFASLDMDAIYGADQLANAEKRTVFTFESVYAQNNGDGSFTLTSLPNVAQLGPTLSFIAEDFNNDGNLDLMGVGAIYDAEVETIRYDGNYGYVLLGDSNGGYTPSKAFDPYITSDAKDLISISINGKKHYAVVSNNAPLEIFTFQP from the coding sequence ATGAAAAACGTATACTTACTTACTGTCTGTTTTTTTTTAATCAATTGCACTACTGCAACTAAGGAGAAGGAAGCCGTGCACAATGAAGCGTCGATCCTTTTTGATAAAGTAGCACCTGAAGCCTCAAGCATCACCTTTAGCAATGTATTGCACCAACGTGTAGACTTTAATTTCATGAATTACCTATATATCTATACAGGCGCAGGCGTTGCTATAGGAGATATCGACAACGACGGCCTAGAAGATCTTTATTTTGTTTCAAATCTAGGTCCCAACAAACTTTACAAAAATAAAGGTGATTTTAAATTTGATGACATTACAAATACTGCACGCGTTGAAGATTATTCAGGGTTTTCTACCGGTGTTACGATGATGGATATTAACAACGATGGTTGGCTAGATATATATGTATGTAAGGCAGGTTCCTTAAATAACCATGAAGAACGAAAGAACCTGTTGTTTATAAATAAGAAAGACGGTACTTTTTCTGAAGAAGCCGCTCAATGGGGTTTGGCAGACCCTGCGTTTTCGACACAAATTTATCAGATAGATTACGACAAAGACGGCGATCTTGATCTCTATTTGGTAAATCACCGAAATGATTTCCAAAACAACACAAAAGTAAACAGTCAAATTCAAAAAAATACCAGCGAATTAACAAGCGATCAACTATATAGAAATAACGGAACTAATTTTACTAAAGTCACCAAAGAAGCTGGGTTAACTAACAAAGCTTGGGGCCTTAGCGCGGTAATTTCAGATTTTAATGAAGACGGTTGGGACGACATTTACGTTGCTAACGATTTCCTAGAACCCGACGCCCTATACATCAATCAGCAAAATGGTACGTTTAAAAACGAAATATTAACTCGCCTAGACCATATTACTACCAACAGCATGGGTAGCGATTATGCAGATCTAAATAACGACTTAATGCCAGACTTAATTACACTAGACATGATGTCTGAAAATTACGCCCGTAGTAAAGAAAACATGGCTTCAATGAGCATCTCAGGATTTAATGCTATGGTAGCAGTTGGGTATCACCACGCCTACATGGCTAATATGTTGCATGTAAATCGCGGAAAAGGTAAATTTTATGAAACTGGACAGTTGTCTGGCATCACAAAAACAGACTGGAGCTGGGCTCCGTTATTAGCCGATTTTGACAACGATGGCCTGAAAGATATTTTTGTAACCAACGGAGTAGACAGAGATTACACCAATCAAGATGTTCGTACTCAACTTCAGCAAATCGTAGCACGTGGTGAAAGCAAACAACTTCAAGAAGTACTAGATTTAATACCTTCAGAACGCATCACCAATTATATTTACAAAAATGAAGGCAACTTAAATTTCAGCAATAAAATAGAAGCTTGGGGATTAAACACACCAACCTATTCAAATGGCGCGGCCTACGGAGATTTAGACAATGATGGTGATTTAGATTTGGTGGTGAATAATTTATACGATCCCGCTGGTATTTATAAAAACAATTCGCAAAATAATTTCAGTAAAATCAACCTTATTGGGCCCAGCACCAACCCTGCGGCTATTGGCGCCAGTGTTACCGTAAAAACAGCTAACAAAACGCAAGTTCAAGAACTTTACACAAACAGAGGTTACGAATCTACTGTGAGTAAAAACCTAGTTTTCGGGTTGGGCGACGAAACAATTATCGATGAAATAGAAATTAAATGGCCCGACGGCACCTTTTCGTCAGTGAAAAATCCTAAAGCCAATACAACTGTATCATTAAATTACACAACTAGTAATAAAACTGAGAAACCAACCCTACCTAAAGGCACTACTAAAAACACCAAGTCTACGACAGATTTAGGCCTCGCTTACCAACATCTAGAAAATGAATTTTACGATTATGGCGCTCAGCTTTTACTCCCCCAACGGCAATCTAGTAAAGGAACAGGTATTGTAAAAGGAGATGTAAACAACGATGGTTTAGACGACTTTTTTGTAGGTAATGCTGCCAATGCTTCAGCTGCGCTTTATATTCAAGATTCTGGCGGAAACTTTACAAACAGTCAAACAAATCTATGGAATAAAGAAGCGGCTTATGAAGATGCCAATGCGCTATTCTTCGATGCCGATGGCGACGGTGACCAAGATTTGTATGTAGTGAGCGCTGGATACGAACTTGAGGCTAATAGCAGCTTGTTACAAGACAGGCTGTATATTAATAATGGGCAAGGCATTTTTAAAAAGCAGACCAATGCCCTACCAAAAATGCTCGCTTCTGGTAAAACTGTAACCGCAGCAGATATTGATGGCGATGGCGATCTTGATTTATTTGTAGGAGGTAATGTGCTACCAAAAAAGTACCCATTGGCGTCAGCCTCATTTTTACTTGAGAATAACCAAGGAACGTTTAAAGACATTACTACAAACAACCCTGAACTTAGTGCTCCAGGTATGATCTCTGAAGCAATTTTCACAGATTATGATGGAGATAATGACGCCGATTTATTATTAGTTGGAGAGTGGATGCAACCAACATTTTTCACCAATTCAAACGGAAGCTTTAAAAAACACAACACCCCTTCACTCCACAGAAAAGAAGGTTGGTGGTTTAGTGCCATAGCAAAAGATATGGACGGCGATGGTGATACCGACTATTTCTTCGGAAACCTAGGCAAAAACAATAAGTTTAGCCCTTCAGAAAAGAAACCACTTTACATTTACGCTAAAGATTTTGACAACAACGGGAGTTTCGACGTGGCTTTAAGTAAAATAAACGAAGGAAAAGTTGTACCTGTTCGCGGGAAAGAATGCAGTAGCGAGCAGAACCCATTTTTGTTAGAAAAAATACAGAGCTACAAAGAATTTGCAAGCTTAGATATGGATGCAATTTACGGCGCCGACCAGCTGGCAAATGCTGAAAAAAGAACTGTTTTTACTTTTGAAAGCGTCTACGCCCAAAACAACGGTGACGGAAGTTTTACACTCACAAGTCTCCCCAACGTTGCCCAATTAGGCCCTACCCTGTCTTTTATTGCTGAAGATTTTAACAACGACGGAAACCTTGACCTCATGGGAGTTGGGGCCATTTACGATGCCGAAGTAGAAACTATTAGATACGATGGTAACTATGGTTATGTGTTATTAGGAGATAGCAATGGTGGTTATACGCCTTCAAAAGCTTTCGACCCTTACATAACTTCAGACGCTAAAGATTTAATCTCAATCTCAATTAATGGTAAGAAGCACTATGCGGTGGTAAGCAATAACGCGCCTCTTGAAATTTTTACATTTCAACCATAA
- a CDS encoding uracil-DNA glycosylase family protein: MFLHTHPYPPYIPVNSTKLIVGTLPPPRFTTGDLKADDVDFCYGSRDGQLWPILDQIFELGLVYENTAYAINQRKTFLKQRGIGICDIVASAERDKIDASDIGMQSIKLRDLVATLEKYLHIDTLLFTGGNSKNGPEYFFRKHLKAYGLSLDIETDIVPRIHSFKLPKSQRKIKTVSLTAPSGAANRAVGSVQLYKDRKRANPSYTTIDFRAEQYRPFF; this comes from the coding sequence TTGTTTCTACATACCCATCCGTATCCACCGTATATTCCGGTAAATTCAACTAAGTTAATCGTTGGTACATTGCCACCACCTCGTTTTACTACGGGCGATTTAAAGGCAGATGACGTTGATTTTTGTTATGGAAGTAGAGACGGACAACTATGGCCAATTTTGGATCAGATATTTGAGCTTGGTCTTGTTTATGAAAATACTGCCTACGCCATCAACCAACGCAAAACGTTTCTTAAACAAAGGGGTATTGGAATTTGTGATATTGTGGCGAGTGCAGAACGTGATAAGATAGATGCAAGTGATATAGGTATGCAGTCAATTAAGTTGAGGGATTTAGTGGCAACTTTAGAGAAATACCTGCATATAGACACATTGCTTTTTACGGGCGGAAATAGTAAAAACGGACCAGAGTATTTTTTTAGAAAACATCTTAAGGCATATGGTTTGTCGCTCGATATTGAAACTGACATAGTACCTCGAATTCATTCTTTTAAATTACCGAAGTCGCAACGAAAAATTAAGACTGTTTCTCTCACGGCTCCGAGTGGGGCAGCAAATAGGGCGGTGGGAAGTGTTCAGTTGTATAAGGATAGAAAAAGGGCGAACCCTTCTTATACTACCATAGATTTTAGGGCAGAACAATATCGACCATTTTTTTAG